The Tenebrio molitor chromosome 5, icTenMoli1.1, whole genome shotgun sequence genome has a segment encoding these proteins:
- the LOC138130548 gene encoding protein neuralized-like, translating to MGQSSSKPVTFHKSHGDDVVVENGGLAAARLDNTPYWSSGLLFSALPVKVDQKIYVKLVVVSKACHDVISVGFTSRDPASCGSAEIEDAATSWTCALSKHYCTENAVICFYLTTAGRVRYGKVDGVEREALDKRVAMGGPVWAVFHIWSEPTTVRVLSANEAMRTKDLRGEEVVYGVDCLETCGPPVVKDASVATCGQDENDGMCAICFVNGLEVVFVPCGHMCACSKCTRMVQNGDNLCPICRVRIGSVVRVYR from the exons ATGGGACAA TCTTCGTCGAAACCTGTAACTTTCCACAAGAGCCACGGCGACGACGTCGTCGTGGAGAACGGCGGCCTGGCCGCGGCGCGACTCGATAACACCCCGTACTGGTCCAGCGGGCTGCTCTTCAGCGCGCTCCCCGTCAAGGTCGACCAGAAAATCTACGTCAAGCTGGTGGTGGTGTCCAAGGCGTGTCACGACGTCATCAGCGTGGGGTTCACCTCGCGGGACCCGGCCTCTTGCGGCAGCGCCGAGATCGAGGACGCCGCCACCTCGTGGACGTGCGCGTTGTCCAAGCACTATTGCACGGAGAACGCCGTCATCTGCTTCTACCTGACTACCGCCGGCCGCGTTCGCTACGGCAAGGTGGACGGCGTCGAGCGCGAAGCTCTGGACAAGAGAGTCGCGATGGGCGGGCCGGTGTGGGCAGTTTTCCACATCTGGAGCGAGCCCACCACCGTGCGGGTGCTGAGCGCCAACGAGGCGATGCGCACCAAGGATTTGCGTGGCGAAGAGGTGGTGTACGGGGTGGACTGTCTGGAGACTTGCGGGCCCCCGGTCGTGAAGGACGCCAGCGTCGCGACGTGCGGACAAGACGAGAACGACGGGATGTGCGCGATATGCTTCGTCAACGGCTTGGAGGTCGTTTTCGTGCCGTGCGGACACATGTGTGCGTGCTCCAAGTGCACTCGGATGGTGCAAAATGGGGATAATCTCTGTCCGATATGCAGGGTGCGCATAGGAAGTGTGGTTCGCGTCTACAGATGA